From the genome of Bradyrhizobium sp. ORS 278:
GGCCAGCCTTTGGCGCCGCTGCTCGACAAGGCCGAAGCCGCTGTGTCCGCGGGGCGTGGCGGCGAGTGGATGTCGGTGCCGGGTTTCATCTATTGCCGCGACGCCAAGGTGACGGCGCGCGCCTTCGCCGCGTTCTATCGCGCCGACCGGCGCCAAGACACGGCGGCGCTGATCGCGGGCCTCAGTGTCCCGGTCCTGGTGCTTGCGGCCGCGCAAGACAAGACCGTGCCGGACGTGGCAGCCTCGTTCGCGCCGCTGGCCGCGCGCGCCGGCAGTCGTGTCCGGCTGGAGACGATCGACGACGCCGATCACTTCTTCCGCGATCTCGCCGCCGAGGATGCCGCTGATCGCATCGCAGGATTCATTGCAGCCGCGCGTAAGGAGTGACCATGGAACGACGATCCTTGATGCAAGCCGGGCTTGCCAGCCTGTTCGGACTATTGGGTGTCGGCAGCGCCCGGGCCGCGACGGAGTCGCCGCGCCAGCGGGTCGCCTATCATCTGGCCGACCAGGATCGCGCGCTGTTCGTGCTCGGCAACATCCAGAACCATGTCGACGGCACCGGCGGACCCGGTCACGCCGACATCCGGCTGGTGATCCACGGTCCGGGGTTGCGCGCCTTTCACGCGATCTCGGCCGATCAGACCATTTCGGGCCTTGCCGAACGGCTCATGAAGGCCGGCGTCAGCTTCGAAGCCTGCGCCAACACCATGAAGGCGCAGGGCGTGAAGCTCGACGATCTCCTGCCCGGCTTCGCGGTGGCGGAGAAAGGCGGGGTGGTGCGCCTCACCGAGCTGCAGCAGAGCGGATATGCCTATCTGCGCCCGTAGCGGGTGCATGCGTCCCACCGAGGCCGCCCGGCGTGACCGCCGACAGACCTGAACGACGAGAGCGCCCGTGCTCACCGCATTGATCGACCTTCTGGGTGAGGAGCTGGTGTCGCTGCTGGGCGGGCTCGCGGTCGGCGGCGCGTTCGGCTTCTTCGCCCAGCGCAGCCGCTTCTGCCTGCGGGCGGCGACGATCGAGTTCGCGCGCGGGCAGGGCGGGCCGCGTCTGGCGGTGTGGCTCCTCACCTTCGCCTCGGCGCTGCTCGGCACCCAGGCGCTGGTGGCGATGGGCCTGCTCGATGTGTCCGAAGCGCGCCAGCTGGCACAGCAGGGCAGCATCTCCGGCGCGATGATCGGCGGCACCCTGTTCGGCTGCGGCATGATCCTGGCGCGCGGCTGTGCCAGCCGGCTCCTGGTGCTCTCGGCGAACGGCAATCTGCGGGCGCTGCTGTCCGGCTTGATCTTCGCGGTGACGGCGCAGTCTGCCTATCGTGGCCTGCTCGCGCCGGCGCGCGAGTGGCTCACCAATCTCTGGCTCGTCGACGGCGGGCCGTCCCGCGACATCATGAGCCTGTTCGGCGGCGGCACGCCCGAGAAGCTCGGCTTCGGCATGTTGTGGTTCGTGGCCGGCCTCGCCGCGGTGTCGAAGTTTCAGGTCGGCGCGAAGGTCCTGCGCTCGGCCGTGGCCGCGGGCGCGGCAGTCGTGGCGGGCTGGCTGCTGACGTATCAGCTCGGCCAGGCCTCGTTCGCGCCGGTGCCGCTGAAGAGCCTGACGTTCAGCGGGCCTTCCGCCGAGCTCCTGATGCAGGTGCTGGCCAGCCCCCAGCTGAAGCCGGGGTTCGACCTCGGCATCATCCCGGGCGTCTTTCTCGGCTCGTTCGTCGCCGCCGCGCTGGCCCGCGAGCTCAATCTCGAAGGCTTTTCCGACGGCCGCGGCATGCGGCGCTATCTGATCGGCGCCGTCCTCAT
Proteins encoded in this window:
- a CDS encoding DsrE family protein, with product MERRSLMQAGLASLFGLLGVGSARAATESPRQRVAYHLADQDRALFVLGNIQNHVDGTGGPGHADIRLVIHGPGLRAFHAISADQTISGLAERLMKAGVSFEACANTMKAQGVKLDDLLPGFAVAEKGGVVRLTELQQSGYAYLRP
- a CDS encoding YeeE/YedE family protein; protein product: MLTALIDLLGEELVSLLGGLAVGGAFGFFAQRSRFCLRAATIEFARGQGGPRLAVWLLTFASALLGTQALVAMGLLDVSEARQLAQQGSISGAMIGGTLFGCGMILARGCASRLLVLSANGNLRALLSGLIFAVTAQSAYRGLLAPAREWLTNLWLVDGGPSRDIMSLFGGGTPEKLGFGMLWFVAGLAAVSKFQVGAKVLRSAVAAGAAVVAGWLLTYQLGQASFAPVPLKSLTFSGPSAELLMQVLASPQLKPGFDLGIIPGVFLGSFVAAALARELNLEGFSDGRGMRRYLIGAVLMGFGAMLAGGCAVGAGVTGASVFALTAWIVLGGMWIGAAVTDFVVDRWLFGAKRAQRDTLSSTAAPS